The following proteins come from a genomic window of Dreissena polymorpha isolate Duluth1 chromosome 1, UMN_Dpol_1.0, whole genome shotgun sequence:
- the LOC127866226 gene encoding uncharacterized protein LOC127866226 — MCCSPKKKLQEKSPILGSTSNAVKPQAPHKEEKEKNKIQCNGIGHSADVKDKGNEILVHSEFEDSSYADDLTYHTYGTVDESLDKSGINPFAGSGLSRDGTPFQTEVVFYNSDRIIIRNKASPEVDVKPSTHDAIRSALDIDADDIRRLKIRGIVLMVALSLHMIFDGLAIGLMTKSSKVWQLLGAVALHKCLVFFTIGLQSLEILASAKKAVFVIVFLAIISPIGILIGEAINSSDDVTARETVSAVLQGIATGTFLFVTFFRDSISGIGRTRSRIAENYV; from the coding sequence ATGTGTTGCTCACCGAAGAAAAAGCTCCAAGAAAAGAGTCCAATTTTGGGCTCAACTTCCAACGCAGTAAAGCCACAAGCGCCACACAAAGAGgaaaaagagaaaaacaaaatacaatgcaACGGAATTGGTCACAGCGCCGATGTCAAAGACAAAGGCAATGAGATTCTAGTACATAGCGAATTCGAAGACTCCTCATACGCTGACGATTTAACCTACCACACATATGGCACTGTGGACGAATCCTTAGACAAATCTGGTATCAATCCTTTCGCCGGAAGTGGGTTGTCACGTGATGGGACGCCGTTTCAGACGGAAGTCGTGTTCTACAACAGTGACCGGATCATTATTCGCAATAAAGCGTCTCCGGAAGTTGACGTAAAGCCAAGCACACACGATGCCATTCGAAGCGCTTTAGACATTGACGCAGATGACATCAGACGTTTGAAAATACGAGGGATTGTCTTAATGGTTGCCTTGTCACTGCATATGATTTTCGATGGTCTGGCGATAGGACTGATGACAAAATCGTCCAAGGTTTGGCAGCTTCTTGGAGCTGTTGCTCTACACAAGTGTCTAGTATTCTTCACAATTGGCCTCCAGTCTTTGGAGATTCTCGCATCCGCAAAGAAAGCCGTGTTTGTTATTGTATTCCTGGCCATTATTAGTCCGATCGGAATCCTTATCGGCGAAGCTATAAATAGTTCCGATGACGTCACCGCAAGGGAGACCGTTTCTGCGGTTCTGCAAGGAATTGCCACAGGGACTTTCCTGTTTGTGACGTTTTTTCGAGATTCTATTTCGGGAATTGGGCGCACAAGATCCAGAATTGCTGAAAATTATGTTTAG